The genomic region GACCGATATGCTTGATGATGATGGCATCGCCACCCTGTTAGCTACGGGAGAGACATCGCTATCGGAAAAGACGGAAACGCTTGTCGCACAAGCCAATGCCAATGGTGGGCGCGATAATATTTCTGTCGTGTTGCTGCGTATCAGTCACGATACCGGTACTGATGAGTTAAGTTTTTTTCAGCGGCAGTGGCAAAAACTCATTCAAAAAAGTAAGCGATAAGCATGAACGACAAAGATTCAAACGATGGTTGATGCGCTCGGAAATATGGAAAGGTAATGTCAGAAACACAGAGAAGCACGATAGGACGTGCGGCAATGTATTTCGCGGTTTGGCTAAGCTTAGTGTCCATTTCGGCGAATGCTGACTTTCAGTCAGCAATGAGTGCTTACGAGCAGCAAGATTACGCGACTGCGTTCCAGGAGTTCAAACGCCTATCTGAGTTAGGTGACGCGCCATCGCAACGCAACCTGGCGGTCATGTATTTCAAGGGTCAACATGTTGCGCCTAGCGCCGTTGAGGCTTATGCATGGGCATCACTTTCTAATCAAGCGGGAGGTGAGGAAAACGCCAGAATATTTCATGCGATTGCGAAAAATCTTTCCGATGCAGTAAAGCCGCAGGCGGAACAACGTTTCCAAGCATTACAAGCTCAATTTGGCACAGCCGCATTGCAACAACGGCTTATGCCAATTGTGGAACAACGCCAGGCAGATTGCAGCGTGGAAGCATCGGGCGATGCGGTGCCACGAGAAATATCACCACCCAGATATCCGATCGGCGCCGCAATGGATAATGTTGAGGGGTTTGCTTGTGTCAGCTTCTACCTTTCTAAAAGCGGTTTTCCGAAGAACTTGAAGGTTATTGAGTCAGATGCATTTCTTGCCGGCAATCGAGAAAGTAAGCAGCAAAAATCTACGTTTGAGAAAGTCACACTTGAGGCGATCAGGAAATGGACGTTTTTGCCTGCAGCGGATGAGACTCTTCGAGAAAACAAGCGCTCTTACTGTCTCGATTATAAACTTGAGAAGTTTTCCAGAAAGGAAGTAGCGCAAATTCAGAAAGATGTGAAACTTGCTGCCGAAGAAGACCAGAATGCCAAAGTGCTTTTTAGGCTTTCTAATCACTATAAGGAAATCGCTTCGCACCTGAAGGATAATGGGAAGGAAGAGTACGTTGATTATGAAAAAGACGCTAATACGCTAAAACTGCGTAGCGCCGTGTACGGTAACGCCGATGCGCAATACAGTGTGGCTTCTGACTTGTTGACAGGCAATCAATGCACTAAGGACGAACAGAAGGGCATTATTTGGTTAACATTTGCTGCGCAACAGGGGCATGCTCAGTCGCAATACTTATTGGCCAATCACCTAATGAGTGGTGAGTCGGTGAAGCCGCAACCAGAAAAAGCGATGCAGTGGTATAAGTTGGCCGCGGAAAATGGTCACAATGCAGCTCGAATGATGTATTTGACGTATGCGCTGGAGCAAGAGTCTGTTGACGTTTCGACCCTGGAAACCTTATTGCCGAAAGACTTTGACCCGACGGATATGCAGCAACTGGAAGTCGCTGCGCTACTGGCCGCTCGTAAAGACGATTACGCTGAGGCGCTTAGACGACAGACACAAGTACTGGAAATCGCTGAGGAATTGGAGTTCGAGACCGAGCAGCGAAAGCTCCGTCTACAGCGCTATCAGCAAATGCAGCAACGGACATCACTGTTGCAGCAGTGAACGGTAGCGAACCGTCTCAGCATTCCGTCGCCGAGAAGCGGTTCAACCCTCACATTTCTTTTTCGGCAAATCCGGGCGCACGCTGCGTTCCAGAAACTCAATCATCTTGGTCGCGACATCAACGCCGGAAGCGTATTCGATGCCTTCCAATCCGGGCGAGGCATTGACTTCCAAGACCAGCGGGCCGCGTTTCGAACGCAGCATGTCGACACCAGCGACATTGAGTCCCAATACTTTGGTCGCGGCAATGGCGGCGTCGCGTTCCTCGGCAGTGATATCGATGGCCATGGCCATGCCGCCGCGGTGCAGGTTGGCGCGGAATTCGCCTTCTTTGGCTTGCCGTTTCATTGACGCGACGACTTCGCCGTCGATGACAAAGCAGCGTATGTCGGCGCCACCGGCTTCGCGAACAAATTCCTGGACCATGATGTTTTGATCGAGACTCAGGAACGCCTC from Permianibacter aggregans harbors:
- a CDS encoding energy transducer TonB, coding for MSETQRSTIGRAAMYFAVWLSLVSISANADFQSAMSAYEQQDYATAFQEFKRLSELGDAPSQRNLAVMYFKGQHVAPSAVEAYAWASLSNQAGGEENARIFHAIAKNLSDAVKPQAEQRFQALQAQFGTAALQQRLMPIVEQRQADCSVEASGDAVPREISPPRYPIGAAMDNVEGFACVSFYLSKSGFPKNLKVIESDAFLAGNRESKQQKSTFEKVTLEAIRKWTFLPAADETLRENKRSYCLDYKLEKFSRKEVAQIQKDVKLAAEEDQNAKVLFRLSNHYKEIASHLKDNGKEEYVDYEKDANTLKLRSAVYGNADAQYSVASDLLTGNQCTKDEQKGIIWLTFAAQQGHAQSQYLLANHLMSGESVKPQPEKAMQWYKLAAENGHNAARMMYLTYALEQESVDVSTLETLLPKDFDPTDMQQLEVAALLAARKDDYAEALRRQTQVLEIAEELEFETEQRKLRLQRYQQMQQRTSLLQQ